The DNA region CAATTGTATTTCTGTTTCTCAGTAGCAGAAGAATCTGGTTCAAGATTTGTGAGGGCATCTGCAACACCGTGCATGTCAAGAGTTGAGGAGATCCTTTCTTGCCACCTGCGGAAATTTTGGCCTCCAAACACCTCAATTTTGGAGATGTCAGGAAACGGTTTGGCGTAGGCAGGAATCGGAACCGAGCCAAGAACGGAGAGAGGCATAGCACCCTTTCCAGCGTTAAGACTTCCATTCTGGTCACTGTCAGCGTTCGTCATGGTAATAAAACCTTCAAGATTGTTGGATATTTGACGCGGAGCAGTGACTTTGAAGCAACAACGGAGTCACGAACTGAACCTGCAAGAAAATAAGCTGAGTCGCGAAAATCAATTCGCTGTCCTTGAAGGTTTTATCCCGGAATATCCAGAACACCTCCCCAGGATTAAACAGCTTCATCCGGGTAGTCGGGTAACAGAACTGGcgagaaataataataatattgtgATTGCTCAAGAACTGGACAAAGGTAGGGAAAGAAGAGAGGAGATGAGAGTGATCAACAATGTAAAATTtgtcctctatatatagccaaaaaACCGTTAATTTCAAGGTAAGTTGCACATTAATTTTGGGTGATAAAAATTTAAAGCTTTGTAGTTTCAAGGTTGAATGCACAGTCAACAAGCTttggaaattccaaggtttgaaGGGAGTAAAAATTAAAGCTTTGTAGTTTCAAGGTTGAATGCACAGTCAACAAGATttggaaattccaaggtttgaaGGAAGTGGACGATGCACATGTGGAAATTGTGGGACTTGGAACTTTTGGAATATCATTAATTTTCCAACATTAATTTCCACATAGAAGAGAGTGGTTCTAACCTGTGCTATTTATTCCTGAGATGAATGAATATCTTAAGTGCTTATGATTGCCAAAATCTGATAATGGACCACAATATTCTTCTGATTGCATGGGATTTTCTGTGACTGTTCATATTTGCTGAAGCTATGGGCTTCCAAATAGAGAGAATTTTAGCGTCCTTGTGAAGTGGAATCTAAAGGTCGAATAAAGTTTCTGTTGGTGAATTGGCATTTGTTAGTctgactgttttttttttttaaattggcaGTCTGACTGATATGGTGACTAGAGGGGAAAATTTTTCAAACCTTCTGTAGGACCTATTTTCTACACTAAAAGCATGACACCTGACATGTATTgttatttttagttttctttttaaGAAAACTATAAAAGACTGTTATTTTCGAGGTAGTTGCTACTGTTGAATACTAAAAATAAAGGTAGTTGCATAAATGCTCATATTGTTCTGAGTAATGACCTTTATTCACTGAATTGTGCTTATTGTGAGTTCATAGATGAGCCATTTCTCATTTATATTCGTGTATCTCAGTTTGACAATTGTCTCTTTTCCTGACTTGTCTAAGTTACTGATCCGTGCTCTGTTTTCTTTATCAGATCTGTCCCATGTTTTCTCTTCAGCAAGGAGGGACCTAAATTTCATTGATCATACTGGTGACTTGGATGGAAAGAGTATGAAAACTACCACTAGCTCTAGCTGCTACTTTGTGGCCATATTCAATTAGTCCTAGATCATTTATTTATGTACTCATCTGCCCATGCAGGAGTGATAGGTTCCAACCTATTGTAGTTGATCCAGGGCTATATTTAGCTAGGAGAAGCCAAATTTTTCAAGCTACAGAGAAGAGGGCAACACCTGATGCATTCAAACTCTTCACAGGTAAATCTGTTCTATCAGGCAAAAATGATTCGTGGGCATTCGCCTAGTGTCCAGTGTGAGAAATGAAGAGAAGTAATGAATATGATATATGATTTATGTGATAAGGAGAGATAGAGAAAAATGAGGTGTATGTGAGGTGTCTAACTGTTTGGATGTCTAAGTATCATTATTGTTTCTCTCATGCTATGTTTGCGTAACACTGTTGCCTCAGGTTAATTATGTTGAATGCTTTCCTTGTCTGCAGGTTCACCATGGGTCATCTTGAGCAGACCCTTTCTGGAGTTCTGCATTTTTGGTTGGGATAATTTGCCTCGAACACTGCTGATGTATTTTACAAATGTGAAGTTATCCCAGGAAGGGTACTTTCACTCAGTCATTTGCAATGCACCAGAATTCAAGAACACAACAGTAAATGGCGACTTACGATACATGATATGGGACAATCCTCCAAAGATGGAACCGCTCTTCCTGAACGCCTCTGTTTATGATCAGATGGTGGAAAGTGGAGCCGCTTTTGCAAGACAGTTCCAAGTTGATAACCCTGTGCTGGACATGATTGATGAAAAGATCCTCCGTCGCGGTCGCCATCAAGCTGCCCCCGGGGCATGGTGCACCGGGAGGAGGAGCTGGTGGGTGGATCCATGCTCCCAGTGGGGTGATGTCAATATCCTGAAGCCTGGTCCCACTACACCAGAAAAGGGCTTTTACAGCGCCCCTATTACAACGGTTTCGGTTGCAGCCGCTGTAAAAACGAAAAACACGGAGCGGATCAtaggcttttacagcggttgaTTTATTAACCGCTGTAAAAGCTTTGACTAGTAACAGCGATTGGTTTATTTAACCGTTTTAAATAGTGAAGTTTCATAATTTACAGCGTTTTACTACGAACCGCTGTAAATATTCACtctgaaaatatatattttaattattttcgtAAAATTGTAGAACACACTAACTTTACCCAAATATATCTTGTAAAACCCTTAATTTTATAACTCTACCGCTCTATCTGCTACCTCCGTCTCTCAACCGCTGTGCTTCATCTCTCAAAGCTTGCCGCGCCCGTCGTGCCGCCACCGTCTCTGCCGCTCTTGTTTCACGTCGCTGCTATAACAAAACCCTAGTGCTGCGGTGGTACACTCCCACATATTCCCGAGTCTCATTTTCCTATCCGCGCCTTCTCTCGATGCGACGCCCCTTTTGggtacctctctctctctctcgtgcTTGAGATTAGTTGAATTTCTGTTTCCTCTTCTAGATCTGCATTTTAGGATCTGCAATTTTTTCGTGATATAATGCATATTTTGTTGGTAGACTTTGTAGATCAGTGTTCTTCTGTTTCTGCCTGTTATATAATTTCCCCTGTTTAGTTCGTTAGTTTGTTTGAATCTCATGTTTGAGTGGTGGTGGTATTCAGTTTACGAAATTGAACCCAATCATTTATCATTTTCTATTCTTAATTTATGATATCAGTCTCACACTGAACCTAATTTGGAAAATGGAATAGATTATCTGAGAGATTAATACATGTCTGCATATACTTCTACAGTTCTATGAGTAGCCTTACACGTCTGCATATACTTCTACAGTTCTATGAGTAGCTTCTGGCAGGTCATGGCTGCGCCTATGATGGAGGCAGAAGTTTAGGTTTGTTTGTTTAGGGTTCTTTTACTTTGTTTCTGATTAAGCCTGTTTAAATTTATTTGGTTTGTAACTTGGTGTTCTCTTATCTGGATGCTAATTACTGAATGTTTCTCCATTAATGTTTTAGAAGCTCTCGTTTAAAGCTCACCCTTCGGAGTGATAGGTTCGTTCATCTTTTCAATTGTTGTGATAGGGTTTCTGTAGTTACTTTCACATTGAAGACACAATCTCAAGATTTCTATATTTAGGTGTGACGCGTTGGTGTTTTTGCAGTTTTGCTAAAAACTCCATCCATAGCTCATTAGTTCTGACTAATCATTCGGGCAAGTGATCCAAACTTTTTCCGTTCCCCTCTGGTGAATAGTTTATACTTTGGCATATCactttttaattcaaaaagttaTAACAAACAACCCTTAAATTGGAGGAATTTTACACTGTGGTTCTTCCCTGCATAGTTTTTAGGTTTGTACTGCAAGTTTTTCTTGTTCTGTTAGCCATATTCATGTCAATGATCCTATGTTGCAGATAATTTGAACTTTGTATTTCTGTTTCTATTATATCTGAACTTGTCAATGTGTTTCGTTGTTAACTTTGAGTTCTCATCCCTCTTGTTTTTGTGGATCAACATAGTCTTACTAGTGCACCCCGTCGTGCCGCCACCGTCCCTGTTGCGCCGCTGCCGCTCTTGTTTTGTGTCGCTTCGTGCAGTAGTTCGTCACCCTGTTGTCAGAGTTTAATATCGTTCATTGTTCCTCTCCTCAAGCAAGTTTCTTCTTCGTCATAAGGTAATTTTGAATGCACCTTTATAATCATTTTGTGAGGAACCATTATACTATAcaattcttctttttcttggtcTTTTAAGGGCTCTGCATTCCTCACCCGTTGACTGGTTAAAATAAGTCAGAATTTAATTCTAGTTGGCTCTTACATAAATTTCGTGTTTCAGATACTGGATAACTTAAATCACAAACTTAATATGCCTTATTCTAGTCCGACTTTCAATTTATCGACTGTAACTCAATTGAGCTCCTAATAAACCATGTTTGAGTCATTACCTATCACCCTTTAGGAAATTTTCTCTAGGAAACAAGGACATGATTTATAGAATTTTGACCTTGTTTAATTTTGATCTTTCTTTAGTTTGGCTACATACTTATTCTGTGCAAAATTTGGCAATGACGAAgatagttaagaaaaaaaattccgtTGATATTTGGCGCCTTTCTCAGATAAAAACTTTAGAACTAATATTTGTTACTAATGATAGATGCTTATCCATGCATTGGTGAGATGAGGTGAACGACTTTTTCAATAAAGCAAGGTAAAAAATAAGTTCTCTCTTTTGAGTTTAACCTtccatgtgtgtgtgtgtttgtgcttGTATTTTAGGACTAGTCACATTCATCTTGTTGATTTGCCAAATGCGTTTTTAATAAGTTTAACATTAATTATATGTATATTTCAGGGCTAAGGTTATCTTTGGATTAAATGCTCATGTTGGAAAACATGTAAATCTCAGTTCTGCTATTGGACCTTGGAGCTAATTCAATGCTATCTCTTATATGTTACTGGCACAATAAGACTATAATTGATAATGATTATCTTTAGGCTCTCATCATCTTTATCACAAGGCACGTGCACTTGAAAATGATAAAATTTCTTCCCCAAATTTAATTTCTGATTTGAATATTTGTAGATGGTACCGGATTAAGATTACTGTGAGATGACATTTTGGGGGAAGGTGTATTAATTTTCTCAATATTGTGATGAATTTGATAAACAGATTAGGTCACTTTAGATTATGACAAGGAAAAATTACAAGAAAGATTAGCCAAGATTTTTGGGGGTGTTGCAGTGCTTAAGGTATGGATATTTAAGTTGACCTTGCTTGCTTATGGGTTTTTAGCCTATCCTCCTCTCACTTGCCAAATCATCATAGTTAGTTACTTTTGTGtattccatattttttttttgtactttacaataaaatacaaaatagtTTGTAATTTCATGATTTAGAGATGAAGTGGACGTGGTTGATATGCTTTAGAAATTGTTGATTTTATGGCTGAACTAGCATGGTAGGTAATGGCATAttggaaaaaacaaaaagaccTATTATAGCGGTTCCTCAGTAAACCGCTGTAATAGACGAAATAATTACAGCGGTTGAGGGTAGAAAACCGTTGTTAAAGAGTAGTAATTACAACGGTTACCTAtaaaaaccgctgtaaataagggatcttttacagcggttcgaACCGCTGTAACGTCTTTTACAGCGGCGAGATCTACAGCAGTTAGGACCCGctgaaaaccgctgtaaaagggcCAATTTAACCGCTGTTAAAGGCATTTTTTGGCGTAGTGTCCTCAGGCTAAGAAGCTTGAGGGGTCTGTTTCAAGCCTCCTTGATGACTTGGGCTCACAGACCAATCAGTGCCAGTGAACAGACACATCAATAGAAACAGTTTAGGAAGCTGTGTAGTTTTTTGTACTGTGATTCATCAATCAGTAGAAGTTACCATTTACTGAAGAACAAATTCTTTGGCCACCAAAGTTTAATATCAATCTGGGAAGGAGGGTCTCCTGTCATAGCTAGCAGTGTTTGCAGGTGAGTGTGCATACTGCATAGCAAAACTTCTGAGTTGGAGTGGAgaagggaataatgtatgagcTTTGGGGCTGTATAGTTTTGGAGGCTTAATATTTATGGTTGATCCTCCAATACCTTTAATAGTAGAGGCTAGGAGGATATTCCTCCTGGTTCCATTTTCATCATGTTGTATGTTCTGTATGACCATAGAGATTTTAGACGATTCAAGCAGAAACTTTATTCTTTTACGGACGTGATTGTCATTTTCCATTCTCTTATCCTTTACCTTCAGTGCACTCTTCCAAGTGCCATATGTTAACAAACTCAGAGATGGATTGAAGAGGTTAAAATGTCATAAATGGAGGGATTAAAGCCACTTTGAAAAGTTTGGATGAGTCTCCAACAGATAAGCCAAACAAGATAGTAGGAGAACCATGAATTTGGCACTTCTAAATTAAAATGATACACTTCAAAGGATGATGTACAAGAAATGGtcaatgaaaaaataattggtTGAAATTGTGATAAAATGAACATTTATGACAGATTATGAATTGTTAGTTCAAGTAAGTAGTTATAGTTCTATACTTATTGAGTTTGAGATAATTAAAAAATGACTTACTGCTAATTTAAATTGACACAACTGACCACATATTTTGGGATTTAGAATTCGCACCCCAACCACAGGACTTGACACCCCaaccattttaaaaaaatgctaGAAGTGCCCTTAGTTTGAGATTTTAAGTTTCGAATCAGTTTGAGAGTGTAAGTATCGAATTAGTTCAAGAGTTTAATTTGAGAGTTTCAAATGAGAGTTTAGTCAGAGATTCTGATTCCCTTAGTTCGATATTTTAAGTTTCAAATCAGTTCGAGATTTTAAGTATCGAATCAGTTCGAAAGTTTAATTTGAGAGTTTCAAAATGAAAGTGAAGGGGGTGAACCCCATGTTCTGTTCTAATAATGAAACGGTCCGAGAAATTAACTTTCGGAGCGGTCCGACATTGTATATCCCGGAGAAAAACACGAAGGGGCATTTAAGTATTGCCCCCCTATCAGGGaccactactacagaaaaggctttttgccacggttccgcacGCCCTTTCGCCACGGTTTAACCGTGGCGATAGCGTGCGTGGCAATTGAGcaattgccacggttcaagGGCAACCCGTGGTAATTGCTTCGCCTGTTGCCACGGTGCGAAAAGGgaaaccgtggcaatatgtggcctctattgccacggtcaaGTGGGGAACCATGGCAATATGTTGTATCTATTGCCACGGTCAAGTGGGAACCGTGGCAATAAGTATCTTCTATTGCCATGGTCAAGTGAAGAATCGTTGCAATAATAGTGCTGAAACAAATTTAACTTTCTACACTAAAACAACAAaatcaatattattttttttgggtaagcaaaaTATTCATTTAAGGAGGTACTAGGGGTACCTCAACCCAAATGATTACAAGGgtccaaaaggaaaaaaaacagaGCAGATTAACCAGAAACATGTTCCTACAAAACCTGCTCAAAACTAAACTCTGTACTCAAGCACCCAGGCataatatatatacaacatcTACCTATCCTAGAAGAAGCAGTACTACTCGTAAGCAATATACCACCAAGGATTGAACTCTCTGGAGGCCCACAGACTTGAAAGCAGTAAGCAACGTGAGAAAGAACTCTAGGAGAGTAGCATCAGATAACATTTACAAGCTTCCAATGCAGTACCTTGGATTGACTACCCATTCATATGTGGAAAATTTGAAATCCTTCTTCTTCGCTCTTAGCCAGTTCCATGCCCTTAACTGTGCTATCTCCACAACTCGTTCCCCATCCAAATGCCCTTCCTTGAAGATGATCATATTCCTTAGGTTCCACAGCGTCCAAGCAATAGCAATGCAGACCTCATCGCTGTTCAGTTGAGCCTAGCACAGCACTTCATGAATATTCCAAGAAATGCACTTCATGAATATTCCCTGCATAGGGTGAATGAAAGACAGTGAGTGTCACCTTGTCACAGAAATCAATTTAACATAAACTCTTAGTCATATTCCAAACAGATCCCACTTACTTTCCATAGCAGTGCGAAGGCAGTGAGTGTCACCTTGTTAGAGACAATTTATATCTCTTTAAATGAAAGGCTTTTTCTGTATAGAGAAACCCTTCAACCAATTCGGATGAAGCAGCACTAGCAGCAAAATGTACAACCAAGTCAAAACTTGTAGGCTAAAGTGGAAAGCAAACATATTTGTTGCTCTTGGGTCAGAAGACACAAGCACAGCAGTCACCAGTAATTAGCACAGATATATAACCATCTGCTGCTACATAAAAACACAAAGTCCAGGCCATCACCTAATTGCAGATTTGTTTGTAAGCATACATTAGAGAAATAAGTGCAGTGAAAAAAGAAGATAGTGATATAAAGAAAGAACACAAAGTAGCATTACTTCAGTGAGTTTGTAAAAGTTATAGATATCATCAATGTACTCAATTGCAGAAAATTCATTGTCCATGTCAGTTGAATCAATGCTCATTACCAAATCCTTCAGCTTATAAGCGAGTCCAGCAGCAGCCTGAGGTAGACAAATTTTATTGGTAGACCACacatgaacaacaacaacaacaaaactatTATCACACTTCATATGGATCATTTGAAATTAAAGTCATTGTACTCGATCCAAACTAAATTTAAATGACCACACAAAATCCCAAATCAAATTCCAAAATTGAAGAtaatcaaagaagaaaaaagaaaggaacAATTAACTACCTTGCTTCTAGCTGTGAGAACTGAACTGAAGGTCTTGACATTTTTGCTGGTGGCCTCTAAGCTGGATCCACCTTTGTTGCAACAGTAGCAGCAACATTTCCTCAGCAGAGAGTGATTCTATCAATGTAGCAGCCTCATCAGAAGAGCTTGTCTTTATTTTGGTTTCTTCATGTTCAAAACCTTCACATAAGCTCCCGTCGCCCTCATTACATTTATCAATATCACCCCCTTGGAAATATGTTCTGACTTCTCAGCATCTTGTATATGCAATGACTATTcaaaaatactttcaagtttaCTTATGATGTTGTCATCCACAGCATTAACAGGAGAGTGGATGTCCATCAACGGTATGGAGCACTTAGACGCCAGCGTTTGCAGCTGCAAAAAGCAAATATGATATGGAACATGCGGGCATCCAAAGAGCCATAGTGATGCTTCCACAAGTCAAAATTTCAACGCCAATTTTTGTGCCTCCAATATGCAACTAAATGTCAAAAACAGCATCCAAAAACCATTGTTAAACCCTAAACATTGAATAAGATGTGAGGTTGATTAATAGAGGCAGTGTTAATGTCGATACATCTCTCATACATACATCTGATTGACTATCAGTACAATCCAGCTCTACCCTCTAGAGCTTTCTGCACAGTGAACTCATTTGGAGAGGAGGGTTTGTTAAGAGAGAAGCAATGTGAACTTTAACTAAAGTACATGAGAAACCAGAAGCAAGGTACCATAAGTTCATAACCAGTAACCACAACATTGAAAATCAGAAAATGTctattttaagttttaacagaTCAAATATATTATCCCTGACCAAGAATGCCTAAACAATATAGTGAGAGTAAAATGAAGTTAAAATACTGTAACATCTGCGGAAAGTTCAGTAATTGGGAAATAACGGGTTAACAACAACATTAGCTAGCAATTTAGCAAACAATCTAGGCTCAGGCTCTCTAGTAAAAGACTGTGCCATCTTCTGCCAAAAGTGAACTTGTAGGAAATCATAGAAGTGATGTTGATTATAAAACACCTTGAGCAATGTTATAAAACAATGGAGTGCAGAACAGATGCTAAGTTCCATATTGAATAGAGATTCCAGTACACATGTTATAAATCTAAATAAAAGATTAACAGGTGATATAATGCCAAACAGCCAAAAATGACTGGCTGAAAAAAACAAGGTGTTGTGTAAATGTGACCTTCAAACTCATTTCAGAAAACGTATCAAGCATAACTAATCACTGAGCATCTAAGAATGGGGCAAAATTGATCTTTTAGAAAACAGAACCCTAATCAAATCAGTACCTGTAATCAGAGCCATTCACATAGAACTAAATACAAACAAAAACAAGCCAAATTGATTGTCTTTCACGGCCTTTGAAAGAAAAAACGAaatcaagaggaagaacaacaccACTTCGATTTCCTCAACGATTTCTCTCACAGATCCAACGAGAAGAAAGAACAGAGAAACAAAAAGGCCAAAGAAATTGAAAGGAACTCAGGAAGACGGAGAAGATCTAATGACAGAAAGTTTCATTCTTTACTCAAATAATCTACTGGGCAACAAAAAAACCACCCTAAACAAACCTCGATAATGGCAGCGGAAGGTGCGGCGCGCCGTGGGATGCAGTTGCGCTGGAGCGGACGACCTCGGTGAAGAAAAAGCAGAACCCAAGCTTGAGTGATGGAAGCGACGGAGAAGACGAAGCAACACGGCGAGAAGCAGAGATCTAGGAAGGTGCGGTTTTTTATTTCGCACGGCGAGAAGCAGCAAGCTGCACGCGAGAATGAGAAAAGACCAagctagggttttgaattttgagaaGGGAAAGGAAAAAGATATTACCACGGTtcctaaaaaaaataataaaatattgtcaccttttgccacggttccgtTTATAACCGTGGTAATTGaccttttgccacggttccgcctataaccaTGGCAATTGAGGCGTGGCAAAAGGTGTTTTCTGTAGTAGTGGACGGACCCAGGTGTAGCTGGTTTGGGGCATTCGCCCCTTacagttcaaaaaaaattacaatagaTGGTATTGAGAAAATTTTGTTCGCCCCCATCTCCAAACAGCAAGCTAAGTAGCTGACTAAAATGTCCTCTCATAGCCTATCTTTCTGCTTGATAGGCCTATAGCTGGGCTTTAATAGTAGTCTATTTCTATTTCAAGTCTAGCTAACCTCCTCACACAACcaaccttttatatattcattcactacttttgtttttatttttgttatgaCAACCGtatttatcttttaattttcttttgattcTGTATTGTTTGAGCATTTATATATTGataccagttttttttttatacatcagaaGACATATTGATACAAATTTTGATACATATACactccattttttattttcatctcattttcacccTTTTTTGTAAACTTTTTTACATTAtctatcatatcactcatttttctctttcctCTTTATATTTGATATGGTGGAAATGCAGATGGTATATGAAGAAAACTTTAAACTTTAATGTATTGATATTGTTTCTCTTGTAAATCACCCCAGCAACTTGTCATGTGGCTATGGAGTTGTAACcaataataatatgaaaaaatgCTAGCTAACGTTCTTTTTAATAGTTCTCATTTATTTATGTGAGTCCTAATAAATTAGAAGTGACTCATATCTTAATTGGGTCCTATACAAATGAGTGTTAACTAATGGTTTGTTACAATAAAAGTGTTAAGGTGAGTGTTGTGTTAGTATTTTTTCAGTAAAAATCATCATTGTAATTTTTTACTTGAGTTTTATGCCTAATAATATAGTAATAGATATTGTAAACTTTATTTGAAATTTTTGCCCCCCTACAATAATTTTCCTAGTTCCGTCCCTGCCCCCTATTAAGTGGGGTGACATATCTAAGCTTGGGGTGGGAATTCTAAGTCCCCATATTTTAGGTTTAACTCTCACCTCCCCATAAGTCCAAAGTTCAAATTCTCTCGAGACTCACACGCAACAACCTTAGAGCTGAATTTATTTGAAAGAAAGATAATAAATTCATAATCATTACCAAACCCTATTCATTGTTGCTCTGTCTATCTCACTCTCTGTTTCTACATTTTGTCAATTCTCCCATGGCATTCTCACGATCACCCAAGAGATTCTTCAACCTCTTCTCTTCTAATCTTCCACTCTCAAAACCTTACCCTGCTTCGTTGACACCCCTTTCAACTTCACCAACCATCAAACTCCCCCAAAACCTATCTGGGTCTCTCAGAATCCACACTCTCATTCCTCACACACCACATGCCGACAAAATCTGCAAAATCCTATCCAAATCTCCAAATTCCACCATCGACGCCGCTCTTGCCGACCTTTCGGTGGAGGTGTCGCCGGAGTTGGTGGCTGAGGTCTTGAACAAGCTGAGCAATGCGGGTGTTCTCGCGCTCTCGTTTTTCCATTGGGCTGAGAAGCAGAAAGGGTTCAAGCACAGCACAGAGAGCTTCCATGCTCTGATCGAGGCACTGGGTAAGATCAGACAGTTCAAGGTGATTTGGAATTTGGTGGAAGACATGAAGCAACGGAAATTGTTGACTAGGGACACTTTTGCCTTCATTGCTCGGAGGTACGCAAGAGCTAGGAAGGTCAAGGAAGCAGTGGAGACGTTTGAGAAGATGGAGAAGTATGGATTGAAGCCAGAAGTTTCGGATTTCAACAAGCTAGTTGATGTTTTGTGCAAGTCTAAGAGCGTTGAGAAAGCATAGGAGTTGTTTGATAAAATGCGCATAGAGGTTTAGTCCCTGATCTCAAGTCCTATACCATTTTGTTAGAAGGGTGGAGTCAGCAGCAAAACTTGTTGAGGGTCAATGAGGTTTGTAGGGAGATGAAGTGTGAGTGTTTTGAGCCTGATGTTGTCACCTATGGTATACTCATCAA from Lotus japonicus ecotype B-129 chromosome 2, LjGifu_v1.2 includes:
- the LOC130736241 gene encoding beta-glucuronosyltransferase GlcAT14A-like gives rise to the protein LPLALAATLWPYSISPRSFIYVLICPCRSDRFQPIVVDPGLYLARRSQIFQATEKRATPDAFKLFTGSPWVILSRPFLEFCIFGWDNLPRTLLMYFTNVKLSQEGYFHSVICNAPEFKNTTVNGDLRYMIWDNPPKMEPLFLNASVYDQMVESGAAFARQFQVDNPVLDMIDEKILRRGRHQAAPGAWCTGRRSWWVDPCSQWGDVNILKPGPQAKKLEGSVSSLLDDLGSQTNQCQ